Proteins found in one Takifugu rubripes chromosome 15, fTakRub1.2, whole genome shotgun sequence genomic segment:
- the LOC115252627 gene encoding replication factor C subunit 3 → MSLWVDKYRPTSLSKLDYHKEQAAQLRNLVQCGDFPHLLVYGPSGGGKKSRIMCLLRELYGAGVEKLRMEHQTLVAPSKKKIEINTIASNYHLEVNASDAGNQDRVVIQELIKTVAQSQQIQSSTQREFKVVLLTEVDRLTKDAQHALRRTMEKYTATCRLILCSTSTSKVIGPIRSRCLAIRVPLPSTEEVCSVLTAVCKKEGLLLPPELAKQISERSGRNLRKALLMCEACRVQQYPFSADQEIPVADWVIYLRETANAIVSQQSPQRLLEVRARLYELLTHCIPPDVIMKGLLTELLNNCDGQLKTEVAHLAAYYEHRLQLGNKAIYHLEAFVARFMAMYKKFMEDGLDGMMF, encoded by the exons ATGAGTTTGTGGGTGGACAAATATCGGCCAACTTCGCTGTCGAAACTGGACTATCATAAAGAACAGGCTGCTCAGCTGAGGAATCTG GTTCAATGTGGCGACTTCCCCCACCTGCTGGTGTATGGTCCCTCCGGGGGGGGCAAGAAGAGCCGCATCATGTGCCTGCTGAGGGAGCTGTATGGAGCCGGGGTGGAGAAGCTTCGGATGGAGCACCAAACTCTGGTG GCCccctcaaaaaagaaaattgagATTAACACGATTGCCAGTAACTATCATCTGGAAGTAAATGCAAG TGATGCTGGAAACCAGGACCGCGTTGTAATCCAAGAGCTCATCAAAACTGTGGCTCAGTCTCAGCAGATCCAGTCGAGCACTCAGAGGGAGTTCAAAG TGGTTTTGCTGACAGAGGTGGACAGACTCACTAAAGATGCCCAGCATGCTTTGCGACGGACGATGGAAAAGTATACGGCCACCTGCCGCCTCATCCTCTGCTCGACCTCCACCTCTAAGGTCATCGGGCCCATCCGGAGCCGATGTCTGGCCATCAGGGTCCCCCTGCCCAGCACGGAGGAG GTCTGCAGCGTTCTGACGGCCGTTTGTAAAAAAGAGGGTCTGCTCCTCCCTCCCGAGCTGGCCAAGCAAATTTCCGAGAGGTCTGGTCGTAACCTGCGCAAAGCACTTTTGATGTGTGAGGCCTGCAGAGTCCAGCA GTACCCATTCTCTGCAGACCAAGAAATCCCAGTGGCAGACTGGGTGATCTACCTCAGGGAAACGGCTAATGCCATCGTCAGCCAGCAGAGCCCTCAGAG GTTGTTGGAGGTGAGAGCCCGCCTGTACGAGCTGCTGACACACTGCATCCCGCCCGACGTCATCATGAAG GGTCTGCTCACAGAGCTGCTGAACAACTGCGACGGGCAGCTGAAGACAGAGGTGGCTCACCTGGCTGCCTACTATGAGCACAGACTGCAGCTGGGCAACAAGGCCATCTACCACCTCGAAGCCTTCGTCGCCAGGTTCATGGCCATGTACAAGAAGTTCATGGAAGATGGTCTCGATGGCATGATGTTCTAA
- the LOC101077596 gene encoding klotho, with the protein MSALLALALLAFTSAAGSPNAGLKTWGRFSKLPYPGDKAFLYDTFPKDFIWAVGTAAYQVEGAFEKDGKGLSIWDTFTRGGNRMATGDVGSDSYHNIHADIRAIRQLGVSHYRFSLSWSRIFPNGSRGSHNEIGTNYYRNLIRKLKEIRVQPVVTLYHWDLPEHLQQTLGGWANPEMVAIFRDYADFCFQTFGDDVKFWITIDNPFVVARHGYGTGVVAPGIKSDPDLPFRVGHNLLKAHAAVWHLYDRHYRPRQWGKLSIALSSHWINPSHTRLESLRECQCSLDHVLGWFARPLFIDGEYPACMKERLGSRLPSFSREEREQVRQTADFFALSHGAVLSFQLINDSLKFGQHEDLDLRKLLYWVNAEYNKPPIFVVQSGWYVLGNTKTEDPKHMYYLKRFIAEALKSIVIDGVKVIGYTAWSLIDGFEWHREYGIRRGLYYVDFNTPDMKREPKTSATFYRNVIQKNGFPELPENSPAHGTFPCHFVWGVSANSIQVETTPTQFSDHSVYLWNISNNGQLKKLEGFNAPPLRRSPHCADYATVRQQVEEIQKIGVNHFHFSLNWSALVPTGDVAHANTTLLRYYSCFTRQLLQANITPVVTLWHHTRQRSSLPALLDNANRWLNRDTPEAFADYARLCYRELGEYVKMWITLNEPNDEMVSYQEGHQMLRAHAMAWHAYDRDFRPSQGGQVSLALHMDWVEPAFSFSREDVEPAKRVLDFRVGWFAEPIFGTGDYPLGMRSWLRQLNSLDLPVFNEDDHHLVKGTYDFFAISHFSTKLVTHAKEDSYTYTAKLEVQHMIDTTWIMSPRPVVPWGLRKALNWVRERYCDVPVYVMANGVQEDPARFKDSLRVYYLYNYINEALKAYTLDGVNLKGYFAYALNDQRDPEFGLYGQVQQEVIVKASLSNYRNIIRHNGFPILGGAPQQCPSRPQPCSGCQLLVRKPVVGFLTLVGSGVLITLGLVIYYTARGHKECY; encoded by the exons ATGAGTGCTCTGCTCGCCCTCGCATTGCTCGCGTTCACCTCCGCAGCGGGGAGTCCCAACGCTGGGTTAAAAACGTGGGGGCGTTTCAGTAAATTGCCCTACCCGGGCGACAAGGCTTTCCTCTACGACACATTCCCCAAAGACTTCATATGGGCCGTTGGCACTGCGGCGTACCAGGTGGAGGGCGCGTTCGAGAAGGACGGCAAAGGGCTCTCCATTTGGGACACTTTTACGCGCGGCGGTAACCGGATGGCCACCGGGGACGTCGGAAGTGACAGCTACCACAACATCCACGCCGACATCAGAGCGATCCGGCAGCTCGGCGTGAGCCACTACAGGTTCTCCCTGTCCTGGTCCAGGATATTCCCCAACGGCAGCCGCGGGAGTCACAACGAAATTGGCACCAACTATTACCGAAACCTGAtcaggaagctgaaggagatcCGCGTGCAGCCGGTGGTGACGCTCTACCACTGGGACCTGCCGGAGCACCTGCAGCAGACCCTCGGTGGGTGGGCCAATCCGGAGATGGTCGCGATTTTCAGGGACTACGCCGACTTCTGCTTCCAGACATTCGGGGATGATGTGAAGTTTTGGATCACGATCGATAATCCGTTTGTGGTGGCGCGGCACGGGTACGGCACCGGGGTGGTCGCCCCGGGGATCAAGAGCGACCCAGATCTCCCTTTTAGAGTCGGCCACAATCTCCTCAAG gCTCATGCGGCTGTCTGGCATCTCTACGACCGCCACTACCGACCCCGCCAGTGGGGCAAGCTGTCCATCGCCCTGTCCTCGCACTGGATCAATCCCAGTCACACCCGCCTGGAGAGCCTGCGGGAGTGCCAGTGCTCCCTGGACCACGTCCTGGGCTGGTTCGCCAGGCCTCTGTTCATAGACGGGGAGTATCCTGCCTGCATGAAGGAGCGGCTGGGCTCGCGGCTGCCCTCCTTCTCCAGGGAGGAGCGGGAGCAGGTGCGGCAGACAGCAGACTTCTTCGCCCTGTCTCACGGGGCGGTGCTGAGTTTCCAGCTCATCAACGACAGCCTGAAGTTCGGCCAGCACGAGGATCTGGACCTCAGGAAGCTGCTCTACTGGGTCAACGCTGAGTACAACAAGCCTCCCATCTTTGTGGTCCAGAGCGGTTG GTACGTCCTGGGCAACACCAAGACCGAAGACCCGAAACACATGTACTACCTGAAGAGGTTCATCGCCGAGGCGCTAAAAT CCATCGTCATCGACGGAGTGAAGGTGATCGGATACACGGCCTGGTCCCTGATCGACGGGTTCGAGTGGCACAGAGAGTACGGGATACGACGGGGGCTTTACTACGTGGACTTCAACACTCCGGACATGAAGAGGGAGCCCAAGACCTCCGCCACCTTTTACAG AAACGTCATCCAGAAGAACGGCTTCCCGGAGCTTCCAGAGAACAGCCCGGCCCACGGAACCTTCCCCTGCCATTTTGTCTGGGGAGTGTCGGCCAACTCCATTCAG gtggagACCACGCCCACCCAGTTTTCAGACCACAGTGTTTACCTGTGGAACATCTCCAACAATGGACAGCTAAAGAAGCTGGAGGGCTTCAACGCACCGCCTTTACGTCGGAGCCCGCACTGCGCGGATTACGCCACCGTCCGACAACAA GTGGAAGAAATCCAGAAGATTGGCGTGAACCACTTCCATTTCTCCCTCAACTGGTCAGCGCTGGTGCCCACAGGTGATGTGGCTCATGCCAATACGACCCTACTCAGATACTACAGCTGCTTCACCCGCCAGTTGCTGCAGGCCAACATCACACCTGTGGTCACACTCTGGCACCACACGCGCCAGCGCAGCAGCCTGCCGGCGCTTCTGGACAACGCTAACAGATGGCTCAACAG GGACACTCCGGAGGCGTTTGCAGACTACGCCAGGCTCTGTTACAGAGAGCTTGGTGAATACGTGAAGATGTGGATCACCTTAAATGAACCCAACGATGAAATGGTGAGCTACCAGGAGGGCCATCAGATGCTGCGGGCACACGCGATGGCCTGGCACGCTTACGATCGGGACTTCAGGCCCTCGCAGGGAGGACAG GTGTCTTTGGCTCTCCACATGGACTGGGTGGAACCAGCGTTCTCTTTCAGCCGGGAGGATGTGGAACCAGCTAAAAGGGTTTTAGATTTCCGCGTTGGCTGGTTCGCAGAGCCGATCTTTGGCACGGGCGATTATCCTCTGGGCATGAGGAGCTGGCTGCGACAGCTCAACTCACTCGA CCTGCCAGTGTTTAATGAGGACGATCATCACTTGGTTAAAGGGACGTATGATTTCTTCGCCATCAGTCACTTCAGCACCAAGTTGGTGACGCACGCCAAGGAAGACTC ATACACCTACACAGCAAAGCTGGAGGTGCAACACATGATAGACACCACGTGGATCATGTCCCCGAGGCCTGTGGTGCCCTGGGGCCTGAGGAAAGCCCTCAACTGG gtgagggagCGCTACTGCGACGTCCCCGTCTATGTGATGGCTAATGGGGTCCAGGAAGATCCAGCTCGCTTCAAAGACAGCTTAAGAGTGTACTACCTGTATAACTACATCAACGAAGCACTGAAAG caTACACTCTGGACGGGGTCAACCTGAAGGGGTACTTTGCCTACGCCCTCAATGACCAGCGGGACCCAGAGTTCGGCCTATACgggcaggtccagcaggaagtCATCGTCAAGGCCTCTCTCTCCAATTACCGCAACATCATTCGGCACAACGGCTTCCCCATCCTGGGGGGGGCGCCGCAGCAGTGTCCCAGCAGGCCTCAGCCCTGCAGCGGCTGCCAGCTGCTGGTCAGGAAGCCTGTGGTGGGCTTCCTGACTCTGGTGGGCTCAGGGGTGCTGATCACCCTGGGCCTCGTCATCTACTACACAGCCAGAGGACACAAGGAGTGTTACTGA